A stretch of Vicinamibacterales bacterium DNA encodes these proteins:
- a CDS encoding 3-dehydroquinate synthase produces MEYGFSVPFAFPLHFTRGVFAPDNPLLAGIVRRLEPARRHRLLAVVDARVAATNPALVDGIARYAAAHDLELAAAPVIVPGGEAVKNDLAHPLALLQKINDVGLDRQSFVAVVGGGAVLDTASFAAAIAHRGIRVVRVPTTVLSQADSGVGVKNSVNLFGKKNFIGTFVPPFAVINDFEFLESLDRRDRISGIAEVVKVAVLKDAPFFDDIEANATQVAADSAILARVIRRSAELHLHHICGNGDPFELGSARPLDFGHWAAHKLEGITGHRLRHGEAVAIGIALDLTYSVRMGYLDRAAATRVTTVLEAIGFQLWDDALEQRDQDGRLSLLSGLREFREHLGGELHITLLRSIGDGFEVTDMNAAEVVASIEELSAMRPANVGR; encoded by the coding sequence ATGGAATACGGATTCTCGGTCCCGTTTGCGTTTCCCCTTCACTTCACCCGTGGTGTGTTCGCGCCAGACAATCCGCTGCTGGCCGGCATCGTCCGCCGGCTCGAGCCGGCCCGGCGGCATCGCCTGCTCGCGGTCGTGGACGCGCGGGTGGCGGCCACCAATCCGGCGCTGGTGGACGGCATCGCGCGCTACGCGGCCGCGCACGACCTCGAACTGGCCGCGGCGCCGGTCATCGTCCCCGGCGGGGAGGCGGTGAAGAACGACCTCGCGCATCCGCTGGCCCTGCTCCAGAAGATCAACGACGTGGGCCTCGACCGCCAGTCGTTCGTGGCGGTGGTCGGCGGCGGTGCGGTGCTCGACACGGCGTCGTTCGCCGCCGCTATTGCCCACCGCGGCATCCGGGTGGTGCGGGTGCCGACGACCGTGCTGTCGCAGGCCGACTCGGGCGTCGGCGTCAAGAACAGCGTCAACCTGTTCGGCAAGAAGAACTTCATCGGCACCTTCGTGCCGCCGTTCGCCGTGATCAACGACTTCGAGTTTCTCGAGTCGCTCGACCGCCGCGACCGCATTTCGGGCATCGCCGAGGTCGTCAAGGTCGCGGTGTTGAAAGACGCGCCGTTCTTCGACGATATCGAAGCCAACGCGACGCAGGTCGCCGCCGACAGCGCCATCCTCGCCCGCGTCATCCGCCGCTCCGCTGAACTGCACCTGCATCACATTTGCGGCAACGGCGATCCGTTCGAGCTGGGCAGCGCCCGGCCCCTGGACTTCGGCCACTGGGCCGCGCACAAGCTCGAGGGCATCACCGGCCATCGCCTGCGCCATGGCGAAGCGGTGGCCATCGGCATCGCGCTGGACCTCACCTATTCGGTCCGCATGGGCTACCTCGATCGCGCCGCCGCCACCCGCGTCACGACGGTGCTCGAGGCGATCGGCTTCCAGTTGTGGGATGACGCGCTGGAGCAGCGCGATCAGGACGGCCGGCTGTCGCTGCTGTCGGGCCTCCGTGAGTTCCGCGAGCACCTTGGCGGCGAGCTGCACATCACGTTGCTGCGCAGCATTGGCGACGGCTTCGAAGTCACTGACATGAATGCAGCGGAGGTGGTCGCGTCGATCGAGGAACTGTCGGCGATGCGCCCGGCCAACGTCGGCCGATGA
- a CDS encoding UbiA family prenyltransferase: protein MPRRSRAGAAVAPGRRRARAYLLLARISNLPTVWTNVLAAVIVAGAPLGLVMPAIAAVSLFYMGGMFLNDAFDAEFDARMRADRPIPAGDVSRAEAFIAGGALIAAGEGLLLWSPHPQPALAWGLALAAAITFYDYKHKGQSFGPVVMGLCRGLVYGVAAAAAVGVVGSPVVIAGVVMWGYVIALTWVAKHAGLGHAVPWMLAGICLVDAAMLVIVGAPVLALAAAAGFPLTLMFQRAVPGT, encoded by the coding sequence ATGCCGCGCCGATCCAGGGCTGGCGCCGCCGTAGCCCCGGGGCGAAGGCGTGCTCGCGCCTACCTGCTGCTTGCCCGGATCTCCAACCTGCCGACGGTGTGGACCAACGTGCTCGCGGCCGTGATCGTGGCGGGCGCGCCGCTCGGCCTGGTGATGCCCGCGATCGCCGCGGTGTCGCTGTTCTACATGGGCGGCATGTTCCTGAACGACGCCTTCGACGCGGAGTTCGACGCGCGGATGCGCGCCGACCGGCCGATTCCGGCCGGTGATGTCTCGCGCGCGGAAGCCTTCATCGCCGGAGGGGCGTTGATCGCCGCCGGCGAGGGATTGTTGCTGTGGAGCCCGCACCCGCAGCCGGCCCTGGCGTGGGGGCTGGCGCTGGCGGCGGCCATCACCTTCTACGACTACAAGCACAAGGGGCAGTCGTTCGGGCCGGTCGTGATGGGGCTGTGCCGCGGGCTGGTCTACGGCGTGGCGGCCGCGGCGGCGGTGGGCGTGGTCGGCAGTCCGGTCGTGATCGCGGGCGTGGTGATGTGGGGCTACGTGATCGCGCTGACGTGGGTGGCGAAGCACGCCGGCCTCGGCCACGCCGTGCCGTGGATGCTGGCCGGGATCTGCCTGGTTGATGCGGCGATGCTCGTGATTGTGGGAGCACCAGTACTCGCCCTGGCCGCAGCCGCGGGCTTCCCTCTCACGCTGATGTTCCAGCGCGCCGTGCCGGGGACCTAG
- the eboE gene encoding metabolite traffic protein EboE: MKVGDRFHLTYCSNIHAGEAWADVDRALRASLPAIRGHLGVGGPFAIGLRLSARAAEALEQPAALAEFRAFLEAGDYYVPTINGFPYGAFHGQRVKEQVYLPDWRDPARVAYTNRLASLLAALMSSRPGEEGSVSTVPGAFKGHLHSAGDADAIADGMLEHAAHLVRLRGETGITIALAVEPEPACFIETTAEAVDFFTRYLVDDAAVASFARRRGCAVTADDMRRHLGVCFDACHMAVEFEDPAAALASLAAAGIRVPKFQISSALRVTDPAPGSRGRAALSRFAEDTYLHQVVQCSHGHLDRFTDLPDALSAGDQHRGREWRVHFHVPIFLARMGDLDTTQPYLESVLELVKQMPGSTCLEVETYTWDVLPAEYRTVDMNAAIARELAWARARLEA; the protein is encoded by the coding sequence ATGAAGGTCGGCGACCGCTTTCACCTCACCTACTGTTCCAACATTCACGCCGGCGAGGCATGGGCGGACGTGGATCGCGCGCTGCGGGCCTCGCTGCCGGCCATCCGTGGGCACCTCGGCGTGGGCGGCCCGTTTGCGATCGGCCTGCGCCTGTCGGCGAGGGCCGCCGAGGCGCTCGAGCAGCCCGCCGCGCTCGCGGAGTTTCGCGCGTTCCTCGAGGCCGGGGATTACTACGTTCCCACCATCAACGGCTTTCCCTACGGCGCGTTTCACGGCCAGCGCGTCAAGGAGCAGGTCTACCTGCCGGACTGGCGCGATCCCGCGCGGGTCGCCTACACGAACCGCCTGGCCTCGCTGCTGGCGGCGCTGATGTCCAGCCGTCCGGGCGAAGAGGGCAGCGTCAGCACCGTGCCCGGCGCCTTCAAGGGCCATCTGCACTCGGCCGGCGACGCCGACGCCATTGCCGACGGCATGCTCGAGCACGCGGCGCACCTGGTCCGGCTGCGCGGGGAGACCGGCATCACCATCGCGCTCGCCGTGGAGCCGGAGCCGGCGTGCTTCATCGAGACCACGGCGGAAGCCGTGGACTTCTTCACGCGCTATCTGGTCGACGATGCGGCGGTGGCGTCGTTTGCGCGGCGGCGTGGCTGCGCAGTGACGGCCGACGACATGCGCCGTCACCTCGGCGTGTGCTTTGACGCCTGCCACATGGCGGTGGAGTTCGAGGATCCGGCGGCGGCGCTGGCGAGCCTGGCCGCCGCCGGCATCCGCGTGCCGAAGTTCCAGATCAGCTCGGCGCTGCGCGTCACCGATCCCGCACCAGGGTCACGCGGGCGCGCGGCGCTGTCGCGGTTTGCCGAAGACACCTACCTACACCAGGTGGTGCAGTGCTCGCACGGGCACCTCGACCGGTTCACCGACCTGCCCGACGCGTTGTCGGCCGGTGACCAACACCGTGGGCGGGAATGGCGCGTCCATTTCCACGTGCCGATCTTCCTCGCTCGCATGGGCGACCTCGACACCACGCAGCCGTATCTCGAATCCGTGCTCGAGCTCGTGAAGCAGATGCCCGGCTCGACGTGCCTCGAAGTCGAGACCTACACGTGGGACGTACTGCCGGCCGAGTACCGTACGGTGGACATGAACGCCGCGATTGCGCGGGAGCTGGCCTGGGCGCGCGCGAGGCTCGAGGCCTGA